TCGGCCGCCTCGCCGCGATGGCGAAGCGGCTCGGGCTCGGCGATCTCAGCGCTCGTATTCCGCCGCCGCATCCGCGCGGGGAACTCGGCGGATTGATGATGCTGCTCAACGGCACCGCCGAGTCGCTCGAGCAGCAGCGCGCCGCCATCGCCGATCTCAGCCACAAGCTCAGCCAATCCCAGAAGATGGAGGCGATGGGCCAGCTCACCGGCGGCGTGGCCCATGATTTCAACAATCTCCTGACCGTCATCCTGGGCAACTCCGAACATCTCGCCGACAGGCTGGCGGACAACAAGGAATTGCACCGGATCGCAAGCGACATCGCGACCGCGGCCGAGCGCGGCTCCGACCTGACGCGGAGCCTGCTGGCCTTCGCGCGCAAGCAGCCGCTGCGGCCGCGCCAAATCGACATCGCCGAGAAGGTCGTCGGCATGGAGCAGTTGCTGCGCCGGTCGCTCGGCGAGCACATCGAATGCAGCTTCGCGTTCGGAGCCGCCCTGTGGCCGGCCAGCGTCGATCCAGGCCAGCTCGCAACCGCCTTGCTCAACCTCGTGCTCAACGCGCGCGATGCCATGCCTGACGGCGGCAGACTGACGGTCGAGGTGCGCAATGTTTCGCTGGGCTCGTCCGATCTCGACGTCAACGGCGAGCCGCGGCCGGGCGACTACGTCATGGTGGCCGTGACCGACACCGGCTGCGGCATGGCAGCCGATGTCGCCAACCGCGCATTCGAGCCGTTCTTCACCACCAAGGAGGTCGGCAAGGGCACAGGCCTCGGCCTGAGCATGGTGTACGGCTTTGCGCAACAGTCCGGCGGACTCGTGCAGCTACAGTCTCAGCCGGGCGACGGAAGCGTCGTCAGGCTGTTCTTCCCGCGTGTCGCTTCGGCGCCGAACGAGGAGCCGGCTCCCGCGGAACCGATCGTCGCGCCCGCGGCAAGCGAGACCATTCTCGTGGTCGAGGACGACGACATGGTGCGCGCCTATGTCGAGAGCGAACTCAGAACGCTCGGCTACCGCGTCATCGCGACGTCGAACGGGCCCGCGGCACTGGAGTTGCTGCGCCAATCCGGGGATATCCATCTGCTCTTTACCGACGTCGTGATGCCCGGCGGCATGTTCGGACCGGAACTTGCGCGGCAAGCCGCAGTGCTGCGACCTGGCCTCAAGGTGCTGTTCACCTCCGGCTACAGCCAGACTCCGGTCAAGACGCCCGACGGGGTCGACGCCCGCGTTCTGACCAAGCCGTTCAAGCGGCAGGATCTCGCCGCGATGCTCCGGTCCGCGCTGTCGGCGCCGCTGCGGTAAGGCGGAATGTGTTTTGGTTGAATCGGTTTGATCCGCGGCCTCCGAACACCTCTCCCGTAGGGAGAGGTGCTCCGAGGCAGCCGATCTTCGCCATCCTCGGAAGCTAACCTCTCGCCCGCAGTTCGCGCCGCAGCACCTTTCCCGTAGCGGTCATCGGCAGTGTCTCGGCGAACTCCACGTAGCGCGGATATTCGTGCGCCGCGAGTTGCACCTTGACGAACTCCTGTATTTCGCGCGCGAGCGCATCATCAGCGGCAAAGCCCGGGCGCAGCACGATCCAGGCCTTGATCGATTCGGTGCGGATCGGATCGGGAATGCCGACCACGGCCGCCATCGCCACCGATGGATGCTTCATCAGCGTATGCTCGATCTCGGACGGACCGACGCGATAGCCGGCCGTGGTGATGACGTCGTCCTCGCGGCTCACATACCAGAAATAGCCGTCGTCATCCTGCACGCCGAGATCGCCGGTCAGCAAGAACTCGCCGGCATATTTCTTCGCCGTCGCCTCCGGATTGTGCCAGTATTCGAGCATGGTCACGGGGCATGGCTGGCGCACGCCGATGATGCCGCGCTGGCCGCGCGGCTGTTCCTCGCCCTTGTCGTTGACGATGCGGACATCGAAGCCCGGCGTCGCCTTACCCATTGAACCGGGCCGGATCGGAAACAGATTGGAGTTGCTGCCGATCACGAGATTGCACTCGGTCTGACCGAACACTTCGTGCGCATCGATGCTGAAGGTCTGGCGCACCCAGCCGAGCAGCTCGCCGCCGAGCGATTCACCGCCGGTGAAAATACTGCGCAGCTTGACGCTCGCGTGTCTGACGCCCGCCTGCCGCATCAGTTTCAGCGCGGTCGGCGGCAGGAAGACGTTGCGGACGCCGAGATCGGCCATCATCTGCATCGCCGCCTGCGGCTCGAATTTTCGCGCGCGATGTCCGACCAGCGGAATGCCGTGATACCAGAACGCGAACAGGCCGTTGATGAGACCGCCGATCCAGGCCCAGTCGGCCGGCGTCCACATCAGGTCGCCGGGGCGCGGCAGGAAGTTGTGGCACATCTCCACGTTCGGGAGATGGCCGAGCACGACGCGATGCGCGTGTAGCGCGCCCTTGGGATTACCGGTGGTACCTGAAGTGTAGATGATCAGCGCGGGATCGTCGGCGGAGGTGTCGACGTCGGCAAAATCCTCGGACGCGGCTTCGATTGCCGACCAGAACGGTTTCGCGCCGGCGTGGACGGCGCCGCTCGTGACGTAGATGTCCTGCAGATAAGGCAGCCGATCGCGGATTTTCGTGAGTTTTTCCCAGCCTGCCTCATCGGTGACGATCGCCTTGGCTTGCGAATTCGACAGGCGGAATTCGAGCGCATCCTCGCCGAACAGCGCAAACAGGGGGATCGAGATCAGCCCGGAGCGGAACGCCGCCATATGCGCGATCGGCAGCTCCAGCGACTGCGACAGGAAGACCGCGACGCGATCGCCACGCGAAAGCCCGTCCGCCTTCAGCACATTGGCGAAGCGGCGCGACATTTCCGCGACCTCGTCGAAAGAGGTGCG
This genomic interval from Bradyrhizobium guangzhouense contains the following:
- a CDS encoding ATP-binding protein, which translates into the protein MSLRTRLLILVIAAMLVPASLVGLRFVQNRTSEINAALANLAASADDIASDLDEKIQGTAQLDYGLARARDLDTRDKAACSAFLSDVREEYPQFTGILTIDPDGSLFCDSLRSNRTLDLNDRAYFRQAKVSQGTVALEPVFGRLTGLSVLQIAYPVRSEAGALKFVLLASFNLNKFAEFHDRRLLAEKDILFVDSKGTVLVAPRGGGWSGSVGASIAGSDLFRFAASPDHEPSREVTNRDGRTQVWAVSRSPSISKAGLYIMVGRSKDGLVAAANRRLYEDLAILAVASLLLLAGVWILATVSVGRQVGRLAAMAKRLGLGDLSARIPPPHPRGELGGLMMLLNGTAESLEQQRAAIADLSHKLSQSQKMEAMGQLTGGVAHDFNNLLTVILGNSEHLADRLADNKELHRIASDIATAAERGSDLTRSLLAFARKQPLRPRQIDIAEKVVGMEQLLRRSLGEHIECSFAFGAALWPASVDPGQLATALLNLVLNARDAMPDGGRLTVEVRNVSLGSSDLDVNGEPRPGDYVMVAVTDTGCGMAADVANRAFEPFFTTKEVGKGTGLGLSMVYGFAQQSGGLVQLQSQPGDGSVVRLFFPRVASAPNEEPAPAEPIVAPAASETILVVEDDDMVRAYVESELRTLGYRVIATSNGPAALELLRQSGDIHLLFTDVVMPGGMFGPELARQAAVLRPGLKVLFTSGYSQTPVKTPDGVDARVLTKPFKRQDLAAMLRSALSAPLR
- a CDS encoding acyl-CoA synthetase; amino-acid sequence: MLTEAATYDELYRNFRWDIPARFNIAEACCDRHADGTGRLALVYVDEIGATTRTSFDEVAEMSRRFANVLKADGLSRGDRVAVFLSQSLELPIAHMAAFRSGLISIPLFALFGEDALEFRLSNSQAKAIVTDEAGWEKLTKIRDRLPYLQDIYVTSGAVHAGAKPFWSAIEAASEDFADVDTSADDPALIIYTSGTTGNPKGALHAHRVVLGHLPNVEMCHNFLPRPGDLMWTPADWAWIGGLINGLFAFWYHGIPLVGHRARKFEPQAAMQMMADLGVRNVFLPPTALKLMRQAGVRHASVKLRSIFTGGESLGGELLGWVRQTFSIDAHEVFGQTECNLVIGSNSNLFPIRPGSMGKATPGFDVRIVNDKGEEQPRGQRGIIGVRQPCPVTMLEYWHNPEATAKKYAGEFLLTGDLGVQDDDGYFWYVSREDDVITTAGYRVGPSEIEHTLMKHPSVAMAAVVGIPDPIRTESIKAWIVLRPGFAADDALAREIQEFVKVQLAAHEYPRYVEFAETLPMTATGKVLRRELRARG